The Lycium barbarum isolate Lr01 chromosome 12, ASM1917538v2, whole genome shotgun sequence genome includes a region encoding these proteins:
- the LOC132624298 gene encoding secreted RxLR effector protein 161-like produces MFDCKPISTPFAAHFKLSVDSCPKSEEDIERMCTIPYASVVGNLMYAMVCTRPDLAFVVSMVSRYMPNLVKDHWNAVKWILRYVKGSVDIGLVFDRDKASSYDVVGFVNSDYGGDLDHMRSIFGYIFSLCSGAISWKAQLQSIAALSTIEAEYIIATEGVKEATLLREVFLLILVFNRADSHCSKTKHINVKYHFIRDTIAAGEIVVKKVYMSENPIDMLTKLLAITKFKHCLDLVDVLHA; encoded by the exons ATGTTTGATTGTAAACCTATTTCTACTCCGTTTGCTGCTCATTTCAAACTGTCTGTTGACTCTTGTCCTAAGTCCGAAGAGGACATTGAAAGGATGTGTACTATCCCGTATGCTAGTGTTGTTGGTAACCTTATGTATGCTATGGTTTGCACTAGACCTGATTTAGCTTTTGTGGTAAGCATGGTGAGCCGATACATGCCTAATCTTGTAAAGGATCATTGGAATGCCGTGAAGTGGATTCTTCGTTATGTGAAAGGGtccgttgatattggtttggtaTTTGATAGAGATAAGGCATCGTCTTATGATGTTGTTGGGTTCGTTAATTCTGATTATGGTGGCGATCTCGATCACATGAGGTCTATTTTTGGTTATATTTTTTCACTGTGCTCTGGTGCTATCTCTTGGAAAGCACAATTACAGTCTATTGCAGCCCTTTCTACTATCGAAGCTGAGTATATCATTGCAACTGAAGGTGTTAAAGAAGCTACCTTGTTGCGCGAGGTCTTCTTATTGATCTTGGTGTTCAATCGG GCTGATTCTCATTGCTCGAAGACCAAGCACATTAACGTTAAGTACCACTTTATCAGAGATACTATTGCTGCAGGGGAGATTGTGGTAAAGAAAGTTTACATGTCAGAGAATCCCATAGATATGTTAACCAAGTTGCTTGCTATTACTAAGTTTAAGCATTGCTTAGACTTAGTTGATGTTCTTCATGCTTAA